A window of the Planctomycetota bacterium genome harbors these coding sequences:
- a CDS encoding helix-turn-helix domain containing protein has protein sequence MKGFDNKAQKRLELIRLAEKSGNVSEACRKFGVSRTYYYRWKRRYDQYGIEGLVDLSRAHKSHPLTTKESVVNEIKGLWDKNQNYHWVTQKVNDNGTNIALSTVREIVLYRL, from the coding sequence ATGAAAGGCTTTGATAATAAAGCCCAAAAACGCCTGGAACTAATCCGGCTGGCGGAAAAGTCCGGCAATGTTTCCGAGGCCTGCCGCAAATTCGGGGTAAGCCGCACTTATTATTATCGCTGGAAAAGACGTTATGACCAATACGGTATCGAAGGCCTAGTTGATTTATCCCGCGCCCACAAAAGCCATCCCCTGACCACCAAAGAATCTGTCGTCAATGAGATAAAAGGGTTGTGGGATAAAAACCAGAATTATCATTGGGTAACTCAAAAGGTTAATGACAACGGAACGAATATCGCGCTCAGCACGGTGCGGGAAATAGTTTTGTATAGACTGTAA
- a CDS encoding sigma-54-dependent Fis family transcriptional regulator: MPKRLKCKSLSNCLALIKLARENKDWAKVKRHGEIALENISSFTYSPYELYSLYCYLGHVYYIQGSYSRSIDLSYKAYLTALKHSLPPADLAYTSVILSNSFLALRSTKHALSQLQKVEQYFQKYGTKTPPMDEVMNLVTLLNLAHCYLYADDLNKVREIIEDKIAPYRDILWREKKSLVYYQHIKGEYLMLKKQYTQSRNAMQEGLNICKELGHSGEAVEMILETKLHLVKVDLLETKYDDAITVLQLVLKDARKMKSNEIICAASLLLSKCYLLKNSPDKANKIEIGIRPVLRKIDTVWLYEETKELDSFFRRLADSPSPYHENISVNFTRRYETLNYKSIIIGKSKLLQEVFTLLEKIAPTDLPVLIQGETGTGKELIANSIHQNSFRANKPYLPFNSDAIPETLVESTLFGHTKGAFTGAIEEKKGYIELADGGTLFIDEISNMSSSMQQKLLRVLEEKILWRLGAQKPTPVDTRFIFASNQDVEQMVNNKFFREDLFYRINTIVINLPPLRDRKDDIPALVQHFLKKHYNLKSMASGFPEISPDTLRLLAAYPWPGNIRELENEIKRILTLYKDVKLIDVAMLSNVIRDYRSTNMRNRLCNQAGKLTMREMEKEFIRENLDLFKGNISQSARQLGYTYCGLLKKLKQLGLYPITYKRSL; this comes from the coding sequence ATGCCAAAGAGATTAAAATGTAAGTCGTTGTCTAATTGTTTAGCCCTGATCAAATTAGCGCGGGAAAACAAAGATTGGGCGAAAGTAAAACGCCACGGTGAAATCGCCTTAGAAAATATTTCTTCTTTTACATATTCGCCATACGAACTATATTCTTTATATTGCTATTTAGGCCATGTTTATTATATACAAGGGTCATATTCTCGTTCTATTGACTTATCATATAAGGCGTATTTGACCGCGCTTAAACACTCCCTCCCTCCCGCTGATCTGGCATACACATCGGTTATACTGTCTAACAGTTTCCTTGCCTTGCGTTCCACCAAACACGCATTATCCCAATTGCAGAAAGTTGAGCAATACTTTCAGAAATATGGGACTAAGACACCCCCAATGGATGAGGTAATGAATCTCGTTACTTTGCTTAATCTAGCGCATTGTTATTTATACGCCGATGACTTGAACAAGGTCAGGGAGATAATAGAAGATAAAATAGCCCCCTACCGTGATATTTTATGGCGGGAAAAAAAATCATTGGTCTATTATCAGCATATTAAGGGCGAATATTTAATGCTTAAAAAACAATACACCCAGTCCCGCAATGCGATGCAAGAGGGTCTTAATATATGTAAAGAACTCGGTCATTCCGGCGAAGCAGTGGAAATGATACTGGAAACGAAATTACACCTTGTTAAGGTTGACTTACTGGAAACCAAATATGATGATGCGATTACTGTGTTGCAATTGGTTTTAAAAGACGCCCGAAAGATGAAATCTAATGAAATTATCTGTGCCGCATCGCTGTTATTAAGCAAATGTTATCTCCTTAAAAACAGTCCTGACAAAGCAAATAAAATAGAGATCGGCATCAGGCCTGTTTTAAGAAAGATAGACACTGTCTGGCTTTATGAGGAAACAAAGGAATTAGATTCTTTCTTTCGTCGATTAGCTGATTCTCCTTCGCCGTATCATGAAAACATTTCCGTTAACTTTACCCGCCGTTATGAAACATTAAATTATAAATCCATAATCATCGGAAAATCCAAACTGTTGCAGGAAGTTTTTACCCTGTTAGAAAAGATTGCGCCTACGGATTTGCCGGTTCTGATACAGGGCGAAACCGGCACGGGCAAAGAGCTTATTGCTAATAGTATCCACCAGAATAGCTTTCGGGCAAACAAACCGTATTTACCCTTTAATTCCGATGCTATTCCGGAAACGCTTGTCGAAAGCACCCTTTTCGGGCACACCAAAGGCGCTTTTACCGGCGCGATCGAAGAAAAAAAGGGTTATATTGAATTAGCTGACGGAGGGACTCTTTTTATAGATGAAATATCAAATATGTCCTCATCAATGCAACAAAAACTCCTGCGGGTTCTCGAGGAAAAAATTCTCTGGCGTTTAGGCGCCCAGAAACCTACCCCGGTGGACACCCGTTTTATCTTTGCCTCCAATCAGGATGTTGAACAGATGGTAAATAATAAATTTTTCCGTGAAGATTTATTTTATCGAATTAATACGATTGTTATTAACCTCCCGCCACTGCGTGACCGAAAAGATGATATTCCAGCCCTTGTCCAACACTTCCTCAAAAAACACTATAATCTAAAATCTATGGCCTCCGGTTTTCCGGAAATCTCGCCCGACACTCTCCGGCTTCTGGCCGCCTATCCCTGGCCCGGAAATATCCGCGAGTTGGAAAACGAGATAAAACGCATTCTTACATTGTATAAAGATGTTAAATTGATAGATGTGGCTATGTTATCCAATGTTATCAGGGATTACCGGTCAACCAATATGAGAAATCGTTTATGTAATCAGGCGGGCAAGCTAACAATGCGAGAAATGGAAAAAGAGTTTATCAGGGAAAACCTGGATTTGTTTAAAGGTAATATCAGCCAATCTGCGCGCCAGTTGGGTTATACTTACTGCGGACTTCTCAAGAAATTAAAGCAATTAGGGCTTTATCCTATTACTTATAAACGAAGTTTATAG